One window of Salminus brasiliensis chromosome 16, fSalBra1.hap2, whole genome shotgun sequence genomic DNA carries:
- the LOC140537199 gene encoding protocadherin alpha-2-like — translation MDVLGWSSIWIVVLVSVWASSSGQMTYSVSEEVNKGTVVGNIAKDLNIPTHDLEARHFQIVSGSNKRYFEVNLKTGALFVSERIDREDICASNEKCVLNIEALAQNPHNLYRVEIRVLDVNDNSPHFPVDTFKLSVTENASPGERFPLPVAEDNDIGSNALKDYKLSQNEHFSIDVQSDEQSVYAELVLQKSLDREKQSIIRLILTAVDGGKPPRSGTLNIIIDVMDVNDNSPIFSMPLYKVKVKENVSLGTKILSVSASDSDVGINRDIVYSFLGHGKSKNKDLFSIIPESGDIVVNRQVDYEENQAIELRVQARDKGSPPHSAHCKVLVEVLDENDNAPEIVMTPLMDSVKEDTKPATAVALVTVSDRDGGKNGIVHVSIRGSFPFKLELSYKNHYSLVVDGPLDRESLSQYKIPLVATDEGTPPLSSSSVITVRISDVNDNAPRFPAPVISAYLKENGEVGGQLIKVSADDPDLGENADISYSVLDTSNDGIPISTMININSVSGDLYSMQSFNYETTKRLQFQVQATDSGAPPLSSNVTVNVFILDENDNSPVILPPYSEAGSVNTENIPYSAEAGYFVAKIRAVDADSGYNALLSYHITEPKGTNLFRIGSSSGEIRTKRRMSDNDLKTHPLVLTVCDHGDPSLSATVSVDVVVVESLDSMHPSLRQVPMKEEGFSDLNLYLLIAIVSVSVIFLLSLIALIAAKCYGSDGAFSSCSAPVVTTHPDGSWSYSKSTQQYDVCFSSDTLKSDVVVFPSPFPPVDAELISINGGDTFTRTQTLPSTEKVRELHNMAV, via the coding sequence ATGGATGTGCTCGGATGGTCCAGTATTTGGATCGTGGTGCTTGTTTCAGTGTGGGCGTCATCGTCCGGACAAATGACCTATTCTGTTTCAGAGGAGGTGAACAAGGGAACCGTTGTTGGAAATATCGCTAAAGATCTGAACATTCCTACTCATGATTTGGAAGCTCGACACTTTCAAATCGTGTCTGGATCCAATAAGAGGTATTTTGAGGTGAACCTGAAGACCGGGGCTTTGTTTGTAAGCGAGCGAATAGATCGTGAGGACATTTGTGCTTCAAATGAAAAATGCGTTTTGAATATCGAGGCTCTCGCTCAGAACCCCCATAATCTTTACAGGGTTGAGATAAGAGTTTTGGATGTGAATGACAATTCACCACATTTTCCAGTTGATACGTTCAAACTAAGTGTAACTGAGAATGCAAGTCCTGGAGAGAGGTTTCCACTTCCAGTGGCTGAGGATAATGATATAGGCAGTAATGCACTAAAAGACTACAAGCTAAGCCAAAATGAACACTTCTCTATAGATGTACAGAGTGACGAACAGAGTGTTTATGCAGAGTTAGTGTTGCAAAAGTCCTTAGATAGAGAGAAGCAATCAATTATACGCTTGATACTTACAGCTGTAGATGGAGGAAAACCTCCTAGATCAGGGACCTTGAATATTATCATAGATGTTATGGATGTCAATGATAACAGTCCAATTTTCAGCATGCCTCTGTACAAGGTGAAAGTGAAGGAGAATGTTTCATTAGGTACCAAAATATTATCTGTCTCAGCTTCTGATTCAGATGTTGGGATAAACAGGGATATTGTATACTCGTTTTTAGGACACGGGAAGTCCAAAAATAAAGACTTATTTTCTATAATTCCAGAATCTGGTGATATTGTAGTAAATAGGCAAGTTGATTATGAAGAAAATCAAGCAATTGAGCTGAGAGTTCAAGCAAGAGACAAAGGCAGTCCTCCTCATAGCGCACACTGCAAAGTTTTAGTAGAGGTTTTAGACGAGAATGACAATGCACCAGAGATTGTGATGACTCCATTGATGGACAGTGTGAAAGAAGACACCAAACCTGCTACTGCTGTGGCTTTAGTTACAGTTTCTGATAGAGATGGAGGTAAAAATGGCATTGTGCATGTTTCAATCAGGGGCTCATTTCCTTTCAAGCTGGAGCTGTCATATAAAAACCACTACTCTCTTGTGGTTGATGGGCCTTTAGATAGAGAAAGCCTTTCTCAGTATAAAATTCCACTTGTAGCTACGGATGAAGGAACTCCACCTCTTTCTAGCAGCAGTGTGATAACCGTGCGCATATCTGATGTTAATGACAATGCACCACGTTTCCCAGCTCCTGTCATAAGTGCCTATCTGAAGGAAAATGGTGAAGTTGGAGGTCAGCTGATCAAAGTGTCAGCTGATGATCCAGACCTTGGTGAAAATGCAGACATTTCATACTCAGTGTTGGACACTTCCAATGATGGAATACCCATATCAACAATGATAAACATAAACTCTGTGAGCGGTGACCTATATAGTATGCAATCGTTTAACTatgagacaacaaaaagacttCAGTTCCAAGTTCAGGCCACAGACTCTGGAGCTCCACCTCTGAGCAGCAACGTGACTGTGAATGTCTTTATCCTGGATGAGAATGACAACAgtcctgttattttacctccttACTCTGAAGCTGGATCAGTAAACACTGAGAACATCCCCTACTCTGCTGAAGCGGGCTACTTCGTGGCTAAAATCAGAGCTGTGGATGCTGATTCTGGTTATAATGCACTGCTGTCTTATCACATCACTGAACCTAAGGGGACTAATCTGTTTCGCATCGGAAGCAGCTCTGGAGAAATCAGGACTAAACGACGAATGAGTGACAATGACTTAAAAACTCACCCCCTTGTTCTAACAGTGTGTGACCATGGAGATCCTTCCCTCTCAGCAACAGTGAGTGTGGATGTTGTGGTGGTTGAAAGTTTGGACAGCATGCACCCTTCTCTAAGACAAGTGCCGATGAAGGAGGAGGGTTTCTCTGATCTGAATCTGTATCTGCTCATTGCTATTGTCTCAGTGTCAGTGATCTTTCTGCTGAGCCTCATCGCTTTAATAGCAGCTAAATGCTACGGGTCAGATGGAGCCTTCAGCAGTTGCAGCGCTCCAGTGGTCACTACACACCCTGATGGGAGTTGGTCTTATTCTAAGTCCACTCAGCAGTACGACGTGTGTTTTAGCTCAGACACGCTGAAGAGTGACGTAGTGGTTTTCCCGTCACCATTTCCTCCTGTAGATGCAGAGCTAATCAGCATTAATGGAGGAGACACTTTCACAAGGACACAAACTCTCCCCAGCACTGAGAAGGTAAGGGAATTGCATAATATGGCAGTTTAG
- the LOC140537200 gene encoding uncharacterized protein, which translates to MDVLFFPRCSFLLVLLFLSLLDLFSAQIVYSVTEEVNKGTVVGNMAKDLNFNARELEARMFQIVSGSSKKYFEVNLKTGDMFVNERIDREELCSESQTCSLHLEAIAQNPLRLFSITVNVLDVNDNAPSFPYRTYHLNITELAFAGERYPLPMATDADVGVNSVKSYKLSPNEYFSLNVQSGGEQNISPQLVLQKALDREKQAIVKLILNAVDGGKPPRSGTLDVTINVIDVNDNTPTFSKELYKVSVPENTMPGTPVMKLNASDLDAGVNGEIIYSFISHGKEKWAELFDINSFTGEITVKGQLDREDIAAFELHAQAQDKGSSPRVSHCKVLIQVLDVNDNPPVISVTSLTSTVREDATSGTAVGLITIADNDVGKNGEVSAKVKEAGPFTLQPSYKNYYSLVVDGPLDRENIPQYTVTILAFDKGTPPLSSSMVLTVHIADVNDNAPRFPDTLMILQVKENSPAGNIIATMTAQDSDNNENSQIVYSLIGRNGMESSWTSMVDINPASGDIYSRQSFNYEEVKSFQFQVQATDSGDPPLSSNVTVNVFILDENDNSPVILPPYSEAGSVNTENIPYSAEAGYFVAKIRAVDADSGYNALLSYHITEPKGTNLFRIGSSSGEIRTKRRMSDNDLKTHPLVLTVCDHGEPSLSATVSVDVVVVESLDSMQPSLRQVPMKEEGFSDLNLYLLIAIVSVSVIFLLSLIALIAAKCYSSNGAFSSCSAPVVTTHPDGSWSYSKSTQQYDVCFSSDTLKSDVVVFPSPFPPVDAELISINGGDTFTRTQTLPSTEKIVYSVTEEVNKGTVVGNMAKDLNFNARELEARMFQIVSGSSKKYFEVNLKTGDMFVNDRIDREELCSESQTCSLHLEAIAQNPLRLFSITVNVLDVNDNAPSFPYRTYDLNIAEHAFAGERYPLPMATDADVGVNSVKSYKLSPNEYFSLNVQSGGEQNISPQLVLQKALDREKQATVKLILNAVDGGKPQRSGTLDVTINVIDVNDNSPTFSKELYKVSVPENTMPGTPVMKLNASDLDAGVNGEIIYSFISHGKEKWAELFDINSVTGEITVKGQLDREDIAAFELHAQAQDKGSSPRASHCKVLIQVLDVNDNPPVISVTSLTSTVREDATSGTAVGLITIADNDVGKNGEVSAKVKEAGPFTLQPSYKNYYSLVVDGPLDRENIPQYTVTILAFDKGTPPLSSSTVLTIHIADVNDNAPRFPDTVMIFQVKENSPAGNIIATMTAQDSDNNENAQIVYSLIGRNGMESSWTSMVDINPASGDIYSKQSFNYEEVKSFQFQVQATDSGVPPLSSNVTVNVFILDENDNSPVILPPYSEAGSINTENIPYSAEAGYFVAKIRAVDADSGYNALLSYHITEPKGTNLFRIGSSSGEIRTKRRMSDNDLKTHPLVLTVCDHGEPSLSATVSVDVVVVESLDSMQPSLRQVPMKEEGFSDLNLYLLIAIVSVSVIFLLSLIALIAAKCYGSDGAFSSCSAPVVTTHPDGSWSYAKSTQQYDVCFSSDTLKSDMVVFPSPFTPVDAELISINGGDTFTRTQTLPNNEKEKPFQHQGQQLQS; encoded by the exons ATGGATGTACTATTTTTTCCACGATGTTCGTTCCTTTTGGTTCTCCTGTTCCTTTCTCTGTTGGATTTATTCTCTGCTCAGATTGTGTATTCCGTGACCGAGGAAGTCAATAAGGGGACGGTGGTTGGAAATATGGCGAAGGATCTTAATTTTAACGCTCGCGAGCTGGAGGCGCGTATGTTTCAGATTGTGTCTGGATCAAGCAAGAAGTATTTTGAGGTAAATCTAAAGACAGGCGACATGTTTGTGAACGAGAGAATCGATCGGGAGGAGCTTTGCTCCGAGAGTCAAACATGTTCTTTGCATCTTGAAGCTATTGCGCAGAATCCGCTGAGACTTTTTAGCATCACTGTGAATGTACTGGATGTAAACGACAACGCGCCGTCGTTTCCATATAGAACATATCACTTAAACATCACAGAGCTGGCATTTGCTGGCGAAAGATATCCCTTGCCTATGGCAACTGATGCAGATGTAGGCGTTAACTCGGTGAAGAGCTACAAGCTTAGTCCCAATGAATATTTCTCGCTAAACGTTCAGAGCGGTGGAGAGCAGAACATCTCACCACAGCTGGTCCTACAGAAAGCTTTGGATCGAGAAAAGCAAGCGATTGTAAAGCTCATACTCAATGCTGTAGATGGAGGAAAGCCTCCAAGGTCTGGAACTCTTGATGTGACCATAAATGTCATAGATGTAAACGATAACACGCCTACTTTCAGCAAAGAGTTGTACAAAGTCAGCGTCCCTGAAAACACGATGCCCGGGACTCCAGTCATGAAGCTAAATGCAAGTGACTTAGACGCTGGAGTAAATGGCGAGATCATTTACTCGTTCATAAGCCACGGTAAAGAGAAGTGGGCAGAGCTTTTTGATATAAACTCATTCACTGGTGAAATCACTGTGAAGGGACAATTGGATAGAGAAGACATTGCTGCCTTTGAGCTGCACGCGCAGGCCCAGGATAAAGGCTCTTCTCCTCGTGTCTCTCATTGCAAAGTTTTGATCCAAGTGCTTGATGTAAATGATAACCCTCCAGTCATTTCTGTCACCTCTCTTACGAGCACGGTGAGAGAAGACGCCACGTCTGGTACTGCAGTCGGACTGATCACGATTGCAGATAATGATGTAGGCAAAAACGGAGAGGTCAGTGCTAAAGTTAAAGAAGCAGGTCCATTTACACTTCAACCGTCCTACAAAAATTACTACTCATTAGTCGTGGATGGGCCCCTAGACAGAGAGAACATACCTCAATATACAGTCACCATATTGGCTTTTGATAAAGGTACTCCGCCTCTGTCGAGCAGCATGGTTCTTACTGTTCACATTGCTGATGTAAATGACAATGCGCCTCGCTTCCCAGACACTCTAATGATATTACAAGTGAAGGAAAACAGTCCAGCTGGAAACATCATAGCCACGATGACAGCACAAGACTCAGATAATAATGAAAATTCTCAGATTGTGTACTCTTTGATAGGTAGGAATGGTATGGAAAGTTCATGGACATCAATGGTGGACATTAACCCTGCAAGTGGTGATATTTACAGCAGACAATCTTTCAATTATGAGGAGGTCAAATCATTTCAGTTTCAAGTTCAGGCTACAGACTCTGGAGATCCACCTCTCAGCAGTAACGTGACTGTGAATGTCTTTATCCTGGATGAGAATGACAACAgtcctgttattttacctccttACTCTGAAGCTGGATCAGTAAACACTGAGAACATCCCCTACTCTGCTGAAGCGGGCTActttgtggctaaaatcagaGCTGTAGATGCTGATTCTGGTTATAATGCACTGCTGTCTTATCACATCACTGAACCTAAGGGGACTAATCTGTTCCGCATCGGAAGCAGCTCTGGAGAAATCAGAACTAAACGACGAATGAGTGACAATGACTTAAAAACTCACCCCCTTGTTCTAACAGTGTGTGACCATGGAGAACCTTCCCTCTCAGCAACAGTGAGTGTGGATGTTGTGGTGGTTGAAAGTTTGGACAGCATGCAGCCTTCTCTAAGACAAGTGCCGATGAAGGAGGAGGGTTTCTCTGATCTGAATCTGTATCTGCTCATCGCTATTGTCTCAGTGTCAGTGATCTTTCTGCTGAGCCTCATCGCTTTAATAGCCGCCAAATGCTACAGCTCAAACGGAGCCTTCAGCAGTTGCAGTGCTCCAGTGGTCACTACACACCCTGATGGGAGCTGGTCTTACTCTAAGTCCACTCAGCAGTACGACGTGTGTTTTAGCTCAGACACGCTGAAGAGTGACGTAGTGGTTTTCCCCTCGCCGTTTCCGCCTGTAGATGCAGAGCTAATCAGTATTAATGGTGGAGACACATTCACACGGACACAAACTCTCCCCAGCACTGAGAAG ATTGTGTATTCCGTGACCGAGGAAGTCAATAAGGGGACGGTGGTTGGAAATATGGCGAAGGATCTTAATTTTAACGCTCGCGAGCTGGAGGCGCGTATGTTTCAGATTGTGTCTGGATCAAGCAAGAAGTATTTTGAGGTAAATCTAAAGACAGGCGACATGTTTGTGAACGACAGAATCGATCGGGAGGAGCTTTGCTCCGAGAGTCAAACGTGTTCTTTGCATCTTGAAGCTATTGCGCAGAATCCGCTGAGACTTTTTAGCATCACTGTGAATGTACTGGATGTAAACGACAACGCGCCGTCGTTTCCATATAGAACATATGACTTAAACATTGCGGAACATGCATTCGCTGGCGAAAGATATCCATTGCCTATGGCAACTGATGCAGATGTAGGCGTTAACTCGGTGAAAAGCTACAAGCTTAGTCCCAATGAATATTTCTCGCTAAACGTTCAGAGCGGTGGAGAGCAGAACATCTCACCACAGCTGGTCCTACAGAAAGCTTTGGATCGAGAAAAGCAAGCGACTGTAAAGCTCATACTCAATGCTGTAGACGGAGGAAAGCCTCAAAGGTCTGGAACTCTTGATGTAACCATAAATGTCATAGATGTAAACGATAACTCGCCTACTTTCAGCAAAGAGCTGTACAAAGTCAGCGTCCCTGAAAACACGATGCCCGGGACTCCAGTCATGAAGCTAAATGCAAGTGACTTAGACGCTGGAGTAAATGGCGAGATCATTTACTCGTTCATAAGCCACGGTAAAGAGAAGTGGGCAGAGCTTTTTGATATAAACTCAGTCACTGGTGAAATCACTGTGAAGGGGCAATTGGATAGAGAAGACATTGCTGCCTTTGAGCTGCACGCGCAGGCCCAGGATAAAGGCTCTTCTCCTCGTGCCTCTCATTGCAAAGTTTTGATCCAAGTGCTTGATGTAAATGATAACCCTCCAGTCATTTCTGTCACCTCTCTTACGAGCACGGTGAGAGAAGACGCCACGTCTGGTACTGCAGTCGGACTGATCACGATTGCAGATAATGATGTAGGCAAAAACGGAGAGGTCAGTGCTAAAGTTAAAGAAGCAGGTCCATTTACACTTCAACCGTCCTACAAAAATTACTACTCATTAGTCGTGGATGGGCCCTTAGACAGAGAGAACATACCTCAATATACAGTCACCATATTGGCTTTTGATAAAGGTACTCCGCCTCTGTCGAGCAGCACGGTTCTTACTATTCACATTGCTGATGTAAATGACAATGCGCCTCGCTTCCCAGACACTGTAATGATATTTCAAGTGAAGGAAAACAGTCCAGCTGGAAACATCATAGCCACGATGACAGCACAAGACTCAGATAACAATGAAAATGCTCAGATTGTGTACTCTTTAATAGGTAGGAACGGTATGGAAAGTTCATGGACATCAATGGTGGACATTAACCCTGCAAGTGGTGATATTTACAGCAAACAATCTTTCAATTATGAGGAGGTCAAATCATTTCAGTTTCAAGTTCAGGCCACAGACTCTGGAGTTCCACCTCTGAGCAGCAACGTGACTGTGAATGTCTTTATCCTGGATGAGAATGACAACAgtcctgttattttacctccttACTCTGAAGCTGGATCAATAAACACTGAGAACATCCCCTACTCTGCTGAAGCGGGCTActttgtggctaaaatcagaGCTGTGGATGCTGATTCTGGTTATAATGCACTGTTGTCTTATCACATCACTGAACCTAAGGGGACTAATCTGTTCCGCATCGGAAGCAGCTCTGGAGAAATCAGGACTAAAAGACGAATGAGTGACAATGACTTAAAAACTCACCCCCTTGTTCTAACAGTGTGTGACCATGGAGAACCTTCCCTCTCAGCAACAGTGAGTGTGGATGTTGTGGTGGTTGAAAGTTTGGACAGCATGCAGCCTTCTCTAAGACAAGTGCCGATGAAGGAGGAGGGTTTCTCTGACCTGAATCTGTATCTGCTCATCGCTATTGTCTCAGTGTCAGTGATCTTTCTGCTGAGCCTCATCGCTTTAATAGCCGCCAAATGCTATGGGTCAGATGGAGCCTTCAGCAGTTGCAGTGCTCCAGTGGTCACTACACACCCTGATGGGAGCTGGTCTTACGCTAAGTCCACTCAGCAGTACGACGTGTGTTTTAGCTCAGACACGCTGAAGAGTGACATGGTGGTTTTCCCATCGCCGTTTACACCTGTAGATGCAGAGCTTATCAGTATTAATGGAGGAGACACTTTCACAAGGACACAAACACTGCCCAACAATGAGAAG GAAAAACCTTTCCAGCACCAAGGACAGCAACTGCAGTCTTAG